In the genome of Coturnix japonica isolate 7356 chromosome Z, Coturnix japonica 2.1, whole genome shotgun sequence, one region contains:
- the ZNF367 gene encoding zinc finger protein 367 codes for MSERPLGPPVVLCQDSPKRILVSVIKTTPIKPPPRRSGEEPAPSPAVPTSPGFSDFMVYPWRWGENAHNVTLSPGGSAAAPVLSPVQQPRGAVAGDPSRDDEESGSLNGGGRHQHLKDGLRRGRPRADTVRELINEGEHSSSRIRCNICNRVFPREKSLQAHKRTHTGERPYLCDYPDCGKAFVQSGQLKTHQRLHTGEKPFVCSENGCLSRFTHANRHCPKHPYARLKREELTDRLNKKQTADNKAVAEWLAKYWETREQRAPALKSKTIQKADQEQQDPMEYLQSDEEDDEEKNSAHSAAHRRRLQEQRERMHGALALIELANLAVAPLRQ; via the exons ATGTCGGAGCGGCCACTGGGCCCGCCAGTAGTCCTTTGCCAGGACTCACCCAAGCGTATCCTGGTGTCGGTGATCAAGACCACTCCAATCAAGCCGCCCCCGCGGCGGAGTGGCGAGGAGCCAGCGCCCTCCCCGGCTGTCCCTACTAGCCCCGGCTTCAGCGACTTCATGGTCTACCCGTGGCGCTGGGGCGAGAACGCGCACAACGTCACTCTCAGCCCCGGAGGGTCCGCCGCCGCCCCCGTCCTCTCGCCCGTCCAGCAGCCCCGCGGCGCTGTGGCAGGGGATCCCAGCCGGGACGATGAGGAGTCCGGCAGTTTGAACGGCGGTGGACGGCACCAGCACCTGAAG GATGGCTTACGGCGTGGCCGACCAAGAGCGGACACGGTCCGGGAGCTGATAAATGAAGGAGAGCACTCCTCTAGCAGGATCCGATGTAACATCTGCAACAGGGTGTTTCCCAGAGAGAAGTCGCTGCAGGCACACAAACGCACTCACACTG gtGAAAGACCTTATTTGTGTGACTACCCAGATTGCGGGAAAGCTTTTGTTCAGAGTGGGCAGCTCAAAACTCATCAGCGTCTCCACACGGGGGAGAAACCTTTTGTCTGCTCAGAGAATG GCTGTTTGAGCCGATTCACACATGCAAACCGCCACTGCCCCAAACATCCATATGCCCGACTGAAGAGGGAAGAGCTTACTGACAGACTGAACAAAAAGCAGACTGCTGACAATAAAGCTGTGGCTGAGTGGCTAGCAAA GTACTGGGAGACTAGAGAACAGCGTGCTCCTGctttgaaaagtaaaacaatcCAGAAGGCTGATCAGGAACAGCAGGACCCAATGGAATATCTTCAGTCTGAtgaagaagatgatgaagagaaaaatagtgCTCACTCAGCTGCTCACCGTCGCCGCCTCCAGGAACAGCGTGAACGAATGCATGGTGCCTTGGCTCTAATTGAGCTTGCAAACCTAGCTGTGGCACCTCTGCGACAGTAG